Sequence from the Maribacter algicola genome:
GTATTTTTGTTTTACTGTCTTAAAGGAAATTGCCTGCATAAATTCAGCGGTGGCGAAATAGTAACCAAGTTGGAAGAATTGCAAACGGCGGTCGTATTTGATGATGATGCACACACTAGCAAATTGATCTTTAAACGGGATGCCCATGTTATCTTCAATTGTCTTAAAGTGAATATGAGGGAATACCAAAAAGGTACGGAGGATTCTGAACGGGAAACGGTGGCATCCCTGTTGAATTCCTATGACAAGAAAATTATGGGACATCTGCATGTAGGAAAATTCAATTTGGAGATTGGCGAACTTATCAAAAAATTGGAGGATGCCAAATTTGCAAATTCACTTTCTTCCCTAAGCTATTTTAACGGCGTCTGCCATATGATCTTGGCAAAACAGATAGAGCAGTTCCAAAAGGATTTGGAAAAGGGTCTAAAACCGGCTACTACCCTTCTTAAAGCGGAACTGGAAATGATCAGCGAACTAACGGATTATATAAACAACTATCCTGAGGTGGAACATAGCATTAGTAGCATCTCTGAAAAATCCGGGCTTTCCCCTTCAAAATTGCAGCTTGGATTCAAGTTTATGCATGATACCACTTTGGGCGAGTACATCAGACTCGTGAGACTGGAAAAAGCTGAAGAGCTTATAAGGACGACAGATCTCAATATATCCCAAGTGGTGTACTCCATAGGTTTTACCAGTAGAAGTTATTTCTGTAAAATATTCAAGAAGAAATATAGATGTAGTCCCAAAGCCTATAAAAAGAATGCAAACAAAATCGCGCTACAAAATGAAAAGAAGGCTGCTTAGCCTTCTTTTTTTCATATCAAATCGCTTTGGTTTTTATGCCAGGTCTTCCAATGTTTTAATATTGGAGAGCCCATTTTCTATTGCCATCTTTTGACTTTTCAATAAAGTGGACGTGCTGCTTGGCAAGGAAGTTTCCCTTAAAACATCATCGTATTCCTCAATGGCCGCTTTTTCTCCCCGAATGGCCTCCTCTAGCATGGCCTCCGCATCGTCCGATGTAAACATCGCCTTAATGTCCATCCAGGTTCTATGGGCTTTGCTGGTTAGACTGTCTCCCTTTTCCACTTTCTGACCAAAGCTTGTGATTTCGCCTTTCAACTCGTGTCCAAAATCATAACGTTGCTTTGCCTTGTTTTCAAAATAGGTTTTAAGGGCAAGGTTGTCTGTATTGTCCGCGGCTTTTTTAAAACCTTTTTCGGCATCATAGGTCTTTTCCAAAATGTCGTTTAATTTATCCCCAACTTTTTCAGTGTATGTACTCATATCAATTTTCATTTAAGTGATAGGCCTTTTTACTGGGATGTAGGCCATTTAACATCCTTTGATTTATTATGAATGGTAGAATTTGTTCCTTAGTTTAAAAGATTCCAATCGTCTTTTTTTTTCCCGTATTTTCTCCGGATTGTCATTGGTGGACCCATCTACCGTGAGGTTATCCATATCCATATTTATAAAGGATTCACTGTTATTGGTTTGATGAAATCCAAGTCCTTGTTCGTTGTTTTTTTCAAAAACTGTTTCCTTGATGAAAATTACAAGAAACCCTAAAGCGGTAAAGATGGATACCGCCCCAATTATTTCTACCATGGCGATCATGTTTTATTTTTTTACAAATCTAGTTGGCAATTAATCTACCTTTTGGCTTGATAAATTTGAGTTTTGGCTCAAACCGATACGGTCAATTATACTAGTAAATGCGTTAAAATTGAAGGCGCTAATAGTGGGCAACTATCATAAAATTTCAGAATTTCACACTCATAGTTAATATTCCAAATTGGTTAGAATTTGTGGGTTGCCTAAAACCATCTTCCCATTGCCTTGTTCTCCAAAAAATTTTGGCAGTGGGAAGCACAAGTTCAAAAGTCGACAATCTTAGTTATGATTAAAAAAGGAGCGGAAGTACAGTGGAAATGGGGCAATGGCTATGCCAAGGGTAAGGTAAAGGAAACCTTTGACCATGAAGTAACAAAAAAATTAAAAGGAACCGAGGTAACTAGAAAAGGAAAACAGGGCGATAAGGCCCTTTACATTCAACAAGATGATGGAGATTATGTACTTAAACGTGAAAGTGAGGTTGAACACATTTGAGTACTATCCAAGAAAATTTATTTCTCATCTTCCTTCCCCGATACAATTTTCAATTTTTGTGGTAAGTCCAGTGTTCTAATAGGGAACGGTATGTTGATTCCATTATCATCAAACGCTTTCTTGACCGCGATCATAGCAGTGGTCTTGGCTTTGGCCACTTCTAAGGCTGAGGTTGATTTTATCCAAAAACGTGTTTCAAAATTAATTGAACTGTCCCCAAACTCCTCGTATAGAAATATAATGTCCTCTTTATTCTCTATTGAGTCGAAATTTTCCAAAATGGTTTTTTTCACCAAATCCCGAACAAAGGTCAAATCTGATTCATAGCCCACCCCACATTCCAAAATTACCCTGGACTGGGCCGTGGTAGAATAGTTTTTAATTGGATTTTCAACTACCAATTTATTGGGCAGAAACACCAGATTATTGTCCGGCTGTCTTAAGGTTACAGATCTAAGGTCTAAATCGATTACCTCCCCTTCAAACCCATTGCTTTCTATCCAGTCACCAAATTTTATATGTTTAATGTATGACAGCACAATGCCGGAATAGGTATTGGCAAGAGCTCCTTGAAGAGCTAAACCAACAGCTAATCCCACTACGCCCGCACCTGCCAAGACTGTATTGAGGGCCTTGCTCAAATTTAGGATTCCCAAAACCAAAAATAGCCCCAATAATACAACTGTGATTGAAACGATTTTTGACAACAAGCTTCTCATCGAGGCTTGTAATTTTGTTTTTTCCAGAAGTCTGGAAACACCCTTACTAATGTATCTAGATATAATAACCGAAATTGTAAAGACGACAATGGCAATTATAATATTAGGTAGATTAAGGATAAAGGTATCAAACCAACTCCCCAGTTTTTCCAACATTTTGGACCATGCTTCGGAAAATTTTTCGTTCATGTTTGTTTTTTTAAAGATTCTTTAATGGTTTGTAATCCTTTATAAGTTTTAGGATTTCTTTCTCCGTATTAGTTAGAAAGGTAGCTTCGCTCGTTTCTTCGGAATCTTCTGTTTTCAGATTAAGATCTCCTTGTTCGTATTTTTTTACTACCAAAGGATGGACATAGTATTTTCGGCAAACATTCCTGGTATTCCCTAATTCCTTGGCCGTCCGGTCAAAGGCAGCCAATATATTTTTTTTAATGTTTTTGGTCGAAGTAGCTTTTGGCAGTTCAATTAGGGTTTCATAAAAGATTATAGTTCCTGACCAGGTTCTAAAATCCTTTGCCGTGAAGAGATGCCCACTTATCTCATGAATATAGTCGTTCACCATACTGCTATCTACACTGGTTTTAATACCATCCTCATCATAAAATTGAAACAATTCCCAACCAGGTATTTCCTCACATTTACTCACCAGACTCAGGAGTCTTTTGTTTCTCAATGTTATTTTATGTTTTTTTCCCTTTTTTCCGGTGAATTCGAATCTGAGTTTCTCCTTGAAGAATTTAATGTGTTTTTTTCTAAGCGTAGAGAGACCATAAGTTTTATTTCTTTTGGCATATTGTTGGCTCCCAATTCTTATATGGGTTTCCTCCATAAGCTTTAAAATTAGGGCCATGACCTTTTTTCTTGGCCAACCGCTCAATGATAGGTCTATTTCTATTTGCTCCCTAATCTTGGGGAGTGACTCCCCAAAATGTACCATTTTAAAGAACTTGGTGCGATTCCTGATTTTCACCCAAATAGGGTGGTACTTGTATTGAAGTCTACTTTTAATGTCATATCCAATTGCCTGTAAATGGGCATTTTCAAAAGAGGAAATTTTCACATCCTCCCATGCGGGTGGTATTGCCAAACGATCAATTCTATCCAATTCCCTTTTTTTTTGAATCGGTTTCTTATGAAGAATATAGTTGAACCTTTTTCCATTTCTGACCCTAAGTATAGATAGGTTTTCCCTTGCCACATATCGAAGGTCCAAATGAGACGCAGCCTCACTGGGTTGGTTCATGAGTTTCTCAATGAAATCTATATCGTAAGTAAGATTTGTTTCCATTTTATGCAATACTTGGTATTACGTTGAAATCGAAAAAAAATGACTCAAATATGTATTACCATACGAGAATCATTTTTCATCAACCAATCAACCAAAATTTTATTTCTCGTAAATCACTTTATTGTCCTTCATTTCATTTTCAATTTCAGACATGTTGTTCACATATTCATATTTGGTATTGAACATGTTATCCGGTCTTTGTCCAACGATGTAATATTTTACATCCAATTCAGGAGCCTTTAATACTACCTGATCGGAAACCCTCATCGTTTTGTCGGCAATGGAGGTATCCGTACTTGTTAATTCCGAAACAACATATAGTTTGTTGCCTGAGGCATAAATCTTCGTTATATCGAGTTTATGTTCTTTATCCGTAACTTCTGCCTCCACCATAATGGTTCTTTCAGATATTTGGGTACTATCGCTTTCTGGCATGTCAAAATCAATAAAGGGAACTTCTACTTCTTCCTCTTCCATTACAACGACTACTTTAGGTACATTGACCGTTTTGGTGGTGGTGCCTACATCGATATCTGCCCAATTAACTTCGTACTCCGGTAATTCACCTGCATCTGCCATGATATCTACATCAACTTCTGGCATTTCACCTTTTTCCTCTTTCTTAATATTACAACTTGTGATGAGAACTCCCACTCCCATAATGAATATCAATTTTTTCATTTCTCTTAGTTTTATGTTCTACTTTGTTTCCTTACAAAACTAAAAGGACAATACTGATTCCCTTTGCTGTATCCCTAGCAATCTTGACGTGAATACGTAGCATTTAGGACTTAATTTTCCCTTATTTTGTACGTAGCAATAATTTTGCTTTTTGAGTTACTAAACACTTTGAAAAAAGAATATTTTCGACTAGTTGAGCAAGTCCATTAACATGATTAAAGTTGACTTATAGCTGACTAATTCCAATAAAAATTGAAAATGAAAGCGACGCCTACCTTACTGTGTATACCCGATATAAGTGGTTTTACGGAATTTATGAGCGGAACCAATTTTGACCTGAGTTCCAAAGTTATTCCTACCCTATTGAACAAAATAATATATTCCAATAAAATAGGGCTCAAAGTTTCAGAAATAGAAGGGGATGCCGTGTTGTTCTTTAAAACAGGAAAACTGCCACCTATTCGTAAATTAATCGAGCAGTGTGAACATTTTTATATAGAGTTTTATGAGCAATTGGAAAAACTAAGGGAGCAATACAAGGAGGAGAAGGACGCCTCCACAATTCCAGAGGTATTGGGTCTTAAGATTATTCTGCATTACGGAGAAGAAGTGGCCTCAACCAAGGTAGGAAATAGGATAAAACTTTTTGGGGAGGATTTAATCGTTGCCCACAGGCTCTTAAAGAACAAGATTAGGATGGATGAATATATCTTGATAAGTGAAGGACTTTCCAGCTATTATAAAGAGCATGATCTTGATGAGCAATTCGAATGGGGAACCTTAAAGAAAAACTATACCGAATACGACCACGTTGGAAAAATCCATTACCATTACATCAATTTAAAGCCCTTGGTTAAGCCGTAGCGTTAGGTATGTTAAATGATTGCCAATATTTGATTTGCGTTAAGTGTTGATTCTATAGAGATAAGGAGTATAAAGGCCTGTCACTAAATTGTTTGTTGAATCAAAATCATAATTAAAATATTAATAAATGAGTTATTTAGTCATAGACAAAAAAGAGGTTAAACCCGTTGTGGAAGAGTTGAATATACTTCTGGCGGATTATAATATTTATTATCAAAATCTAAGAGGGTTTCATTGGAACGTTCTAGGGAAAAATTTCTTCGACCTGCATGAAAAGTTTGAAGAACTGTATACCGATGCCAGAATAAAAATCGATGAAATTGCTGAGCGAATCTTGACTTTGAGACAGCATCCGGAAAGTCGTTTTACCGAGTATTTAAAACTGTCAAAGGTGAAGGAAGTTTCATCCTTGATAAGTGATCAAAAAATGGTGGAACACATCTTGACCAATCATGAATATATACTCAAACAAATGAACACGGTAATCAAAAAAGCCGATGAAGCAGGAGATGAAGGTACCATAGATATGATGGGTGGCTACATTGCCAGTTTGGAAAAAGTTAGTTGGATGTTGGATGCTTGGTCCAAAGAGACGAGAGACCAATTGTAATACTATTTTTTGTACCGTAAAAAGCTCCTTTTTAGGGGCTTTTTTTTGTTAAAGAGCATAAATCTGGCGAAAAGGTTTTAACTTTCCCCAGTTGGGGATTCCATGAGATAACGCCTAGTCGTACATCACAGAAAAGGAAATCCTTCTTTTTATGGATTGTCAATAAATGGTTGTTTATGATAACGATAAAAACTACGGGGAGCTCTACCAGTGACAATGTTCGCCAGATTCAACAACAAATTGGCGGAGTGATTACTGAACGATGGGGAGAGTATACGCTAACCTTAAACAATGAAAATGCAACGGGTAATATAAGGTTTGTTCCCTTTGAATGGGGTGTTACATTGCTTGAGTATGACATTACCTTTCATGATGAAGTTATTTTTGAAAGTAATTATGCTGAATACAACCCAATTAGGTTCTATTATTGCTTGGAAGGAAATTGTGGACATAGATTTGGTAACCAATCGAAAAATGAATTTAAGCAACTGGAACAGTTTCAATCCGTTATTATTGCTAATACGGACGATACCCCCAGCTTGGGATATTTTACCAAAGGACTAAAATTGTCTATAAATGTGATTTTGATAACCAGAAGAAAATTTCTTAAAAAGCGTTTGAACGGGGTACAAGAGTTGAACAAACAATTATATAATGTATTTATGGATACGGACCACGAACGGAGGTTCGCTTTTTTTGGATCTTACAATTTGAAACTCGCCAATAAAATTTCCGCACTAAGAAAGGTTCGTAATAAGAACGGTATGATCAGAATTATGCAGATTGAGGGTCTGGTCTATGAAATCTTGGCCATGCACATAGCACAGCATGAGCGGGAAAATAAAAATTCCCTACCCGCAACCTCGTTGTTACGAAGGGAATTGAAAATTATAAGGGATTTAGCCAATAAAATCGCCAAAAATGTCGCAAAGGATTATACCTTGGAGCAACTCTCCAGGGAATCCGGATTGTCCCAAGCTAAATTACAGGAAGGTTTTAAGCTTTTGTACACCCGTACGGTTACTGAATATATTCGGCATGTGCGATTGGAAGCTGCAAGGGATTATTTAAGTAATTCAGATATGAATATTTCTCAAGTTGTCTACTCCATTGGTTTCAGCAGCCGAAGCTACTTTTCT
This genomic interval carries:
- a CDS encoding hypervirulence associated TUDOR domain-containing protein codes for the protein MIKKGAEVQWKWGNGYAKGKVKETFDHEVTKKLKGTEVTRKGKQGDKALYIQQDDGDYVLKRESEVEHI
- a CDS encoding Dps family protein; amino-acid sequence: MSYLVIDKKEVKPVVEELNILLADYNIYYQNLRGFHWNVLGKNFFDLHEKFEELYTDARIKIDEIAERILTLRQHPESRFTEYLKLSKVKEVSSLISDQKMVEHILTNHEYILKQMNTVIKKADEAGDEGTIDMMGGYIASLEKVSWMLDAWSKETRDQL
- a CDS encoding helix-turn-helix domain-containing protein, whose translation is MKTRRRNALHELNLLNERFKGEVSNDNGVPVLVVGSSLGSGQINIVNLEKGLMAMEFDLSLKQDFELPMDQTDDETVFLFYCLKGNCLHKFSGGEIVTKLEELQTAVVFDDDAHTSKLIFKRDAHVIFNCLKVNMREYQKGTEDSERETVASLLNSYDKKIMGHLHVGKFNLEIGELIKKLEDAKFANSLSSLSYFNGVCHMILAKQIEQFQKDLEKGLKPATTLLKAELEMISELTDYINNYPEVEHSISSISEKSGLSPSKLQLGFKFMHDTTLGEYIRLVRLEKAEELIRTTDLNISQVVYSIGFTSRSYFCKIFKKKYRCSPKAYKKNANKIALQNEKKAA
- a CDS encoding DNA topoisomerase IB, producing METNLTYDIDFIEKLMNQPSEAASHLDLRYVARENLSILRVRNGKRFNYILHKKPIQKKRELDRIDRLAIPPAWEDVKISSFENAHLQAIGYDIKSRLQYKYHPIWVKIRNRTKFFKMVHFGESLPKIREQIEIDLSLSGWPRKKVMALILKLMEETHIRIGSQQYAKRNKTYGLSTLRKKHIKFFKEKLRFEFTGKKGKKHKITLRNKRLLSLVSKCEEIPGWELFQFYDEDGIKTSVDSSMVNDYIHEISGHLFTAKDFRTWSGTIIFYETLIELPKATSTKNIKKNILAAFDRTAKELGNTRNVCRKYYVHPLVVKKYEQGDLNLKTEDSEETSEATFLTNTEKEILKLIKDYKPLKNL
- a CDS encoding mechanosensitive ion channel family protein, which codes for MNEKFSEAWSKMLEKLGSWFDTFILNLPNIIIAIVVFTISVIISRYISKGVSRLLEKTKLQASMRSLLSKIVSITVVLLGLFLVLGILNLSKALNTVLAGAGVVGLAVGLALQGALANTYSGIVLSYIKHIKFGDWIESNGFEGEVIDLDLRSVTLRQPDNNLVFLPNKLVVENPIKNYSTTAQSRVILECGVGYESDLTFVRDLVKKTILENFDSIENKEDIIFLYEEFGDSSINFETRFWIKSTSALEVAKAKTTAMIAVKKAFDDNGINIPFPIRTLDLPQKLKIVSGKEDEK
- a CDS encoding ferritin-like domain-containing protein, encoding MSTYTEKVGDKLNDILEKTYDAEKGFKKAADNTDNLALKTYFENKAKQRYDFGHELKGEITSFGQKVEKGDSLTSKAHRTWMDIKAMFTSDDAEAMLEEAIRGEKAAIEEYDDVLRETSLPSSTSTLLKSQKMAIENGLSNIKTLEDLA
- a CDS encoding DUF2652 domain-containing protein → MKATPTLLCIPDISGFTEFMSGTNFDLSSKVIPTLLNKIIYSNKIGLKVSEIEGDAVLFFKTGKLPPIRKLIEQCEHFYIEFYEQLEKLREQYKEEKDASTIPEVLGLKIILHYGEEVASTKVGNRIKLFGEDLIVAHRLLKNKIRMDEYILISEGLSSYYKEHDLDEQFEWGTLKKNYTEYDHVGKIHYHYINLKPLVKP
- a CDS encoding helix-turn-helix transcriptional regulator, whose translation is MITIKTTGSSTSDNVRQIQQQIGGVITERWGEYTLTLNNENATGNIRFVPFEWGVTLLEYDITFHDEVIFESNYAEYNPIRFYYCLEGNCGHRFGNQSKNEFKQLEQFQSVIIANTDDTPSLGYFTKGLKLSINVILITRRKFLKKRLNGVQELNKQLYNVFMDTDHERRFAFFGSYNLKLANKISALRKVRNKNGMIRIMQIEGLVYEILAMHIAQHERENKNSLPATSLLRRELKIIRDLANKIAKNVAKDYTLEQLSRESGLSQAKLQEGFKLLYTRTVTEYIRHVRLEAARDYLSNSDMNISQVVYSIGFSSRSYFSKIFKNKFGISPSEFQAHVKRPLTFEAI